From a single Salinirussus salinus genomic region:
- a CDS encoding antitoxin VapB family protein: MGTANEQIRVSNRVKRELDRLRREGESYNDVLERVLDEERGGDFHDGFGRWSDEDAERVREGRRTAKEQRKERMRERAGDT; encoded by the coding sequence ATGGGGACCGCAAACGAGCAGATCCGGGTCAGCAACCGCGTAAAGCGGGAGCTCGACCGCCTCCGGCGGGAGGGGGAGAGCTACAACGACGTTCTGGAGCGGGTTCTCGACGAGGAGCGCGGCGGCGACTTCCACGACGGGTTCGGCCGGTGGTCCGACGAGGACGCCGAGCGGGTCCGCGAGGGGCGCCGGACGGCGAAAGAGCAGCGGAAAGAGCGGATGCGGGAGCGGGCAGGGGACACATGA
- a CDS encoding (R)-citramalate synthase produces the protein MIDLFGGHPETTPLSDVGDVQFLDTTLRDGEQAPGVSLTPEEKARIARGLDRAEVDYIEAGSACTGPGERETISRVTDLGLDATVTSFCRGIKNDIDLALECGVDGVDIVVPASDKHVQRKVGTTHEENVRTTAELVEYATDHGLWVEVIGEDGSRADFDYLEQLMSAALDAGADRVCYADTVGHATPDETLEAVSRLTDLGPTSTHTHDDLGLAVTNALVSVAAGADLVHGTINGIGERAGNVALEEVAIALDHGYGVEPMDLSAVYDLAQLVAKLTGIPLAPNKAVVGENAFTHESGIHTDGTLKDETMYEPYPPEKVGRERRLALGKHAGRAGVEAALTEHGFDLDDEGIDEVVTRVKAIGDRGKRVTDADLLTIAEEVEGRDRERRVELLDLTAVSGVTPPTASVRLDVEGEKRENAATGSGPVDAAMNAAEEALSHEADASLESYHVDAITGGTDAVVTVEVEMSRDDDHVTVTASDSDITSASVTAMVDAMDRLVERGDAEVVADD, from the coding sequence GTGATCGATTTATTCGGGGGCCACCCCGAAACAACCCCACTCTCTGACGTCGGCGACGTACAGTTTCTCGACACCACGCTGCGTGACGGGGAGCAGGCACCGGGTGTGTCACTGACTCCCGAGGAGAAAGCGCGGATCGCCCGCGGGCTCGACCGGGCCGAGGTCGACTACATCGAGGCCGGCAGCGCCTGCACCGGCCCGGGCGAGCGCGAGACCATCTCCCGGGTGACCGACCTGGGCCTGGACGCGACGGTCACCAGCTTCTGTCGTGGCATCAAAAACGACATCGACCTCGCGCTGGAGTGTGGCGTCGACGGGGTCGACATCGTCGTCCCGGCAAGCGACAAGCACGTCCAGCGGAAGGTCGGCACCACCCACGAGGAGAACGTCCGGACCACGGCTGAGCTGGTCGAGTACGCCACGGACCACGGCCTCTGGGTCGAGGTCATCGGCGAGGACGGCTCCCGGGCCGACTTCGACTACCTCGAACAGTTGATGTCGGCGGCCCTGGACGCGGGCGCCGACCGGGTCTGCTACGCCGACACCGTCGGCCACGCCACGCCCGACGAGACCCTCGAGGCGGTCTCGCGGCTGACCGACCTCGGGCCGACGAGTACCCACACCCACGACGACCTGGGGCTCGCGGTCACGAACGCCCTGGTCTCGGTCGCGGCGGGCGCCGACCTCGTCCACGGCACCATCAATGGTATCGGCGAGCGGGCGGGCAACGTCGCCCTCGAGGAGGTGGCCATCGCCCTGGACCACGGCTACGGGGTCGAGCCGATGGACCTCTCGGCGGTGTACGACCTCGCCCAGCTTGTGGCGAAGCTGACGGGGATCCCCCTGGCCCCGAACAAGGCCGTCGTGGGGGAGAACGCCTTCACCCACGAGTCCGGCATCCACACCGACGGCACCCTCAAGGACGAGACGATGTACGAGCCCTACCCGCCCGAGAAGGTCGGTCGGGAGCGCCGGCTGGCGCTTGGCAAACACGCCGGCCGCGCGGGCGTCGAGGCCGCGCTCACGGAGCACGGCTTCGACCTCGACGACGAGGGCATCGACGAGGTCGTCACCCGCGTGAAGGCCATCGGCGACCGCGGGAAGCGGGTGACGGATGCCGACCTGCTGACCATCGCCGAGGAGGTCGAGGGCCGGGACCGCGAGCGCCGCGTCGAGCTGCTCGACCTCACGGCGGTCTCGGGCGTGACGCCGCCGACGGCGAGCGTCCGGCTGGACGTCGAGGGAGAGAAGCGGGAGAACGCCGCCACCGGCTCCGGGCCGGTCGACGCGGCGATGAACGCGGCCGAGGAAGCGCTCTCGCACGAGGCCGACGCCTCGCTCGAGTCCTACCACGTCGACGCCATCACCGGCGGTACCGACGCCGTCGTCACCGTCGAGGTGGAGATGTCGAGAGACGACGACCACGTCACCGTCACCGCCTCCGACTCCGACATCACGTCGGCGTCGGTGACGGCGATGGTCGACGCGATGGACCGGCTGGTCGAACGCGGCGACGCCGAAGTCGTCGCCGACGACTGA
- a CDS encoding MATE family efflux transporter, giving the protein MSGRARALLGRARRRVGSLFKSQEELDLTGGPIGKSLFFLSLPIVITNLLQVAYNLADTFWLGQYSTEALAAVSLGFPLVFLFISMGMGLTIAGSVLVAQHTGAEETREAQYAASQTVVFSLIAATLLGAVGFYFVRDLLGLFAAEPVVTGLAGDYLAVITLGLPFMFGFFVFISLMRGAGDTVTPMVVMLGTVVLNIALDPFLIFGWGPFPRLGVEGAAVATVFARGLAMVVGMAIMLRGYRGIRVRVADLRPDLTYARKLVRIGVPASIENTGRAVSVNAVLFVVTLFPTAVVAAFGVGVRVFSLVFMPAIAIDRGVETMTGQNIGADKPDRVAAVNRFAAKVAFLLLAGLGVVIFAFAPDIIAVFDSDPEVVEQGATFLRWVAPTFGFVGILRAYSGGLRGAGKTLTAAAIALVMFGVIRLPIAYVASQDILPVDFWIFGQKTPEGIWLGFALSSIIAAVIAFAWFERGTWRDADLTEDKVGVGDDPAEGTAGTDSADADLTDD; this is encoded by the coding sequence ATGAGCGGGCGGGCCCGGGCGCTGCTCGGCCGCGCCAGGCGGCGGGTGGGCTCGCTGTTCAAGAGCCAGGAGGAGCTCGACCTGACCGGCGGCCCCATCGGCAAGTCGCTGTTCTTTCTCTCCCTGCCGATCGTCATCACGAACCTCCTGCAGGTGGCGTACAACCTCGCCGACACGTTCTGGCTGGGTCAGTACAGCACGGAGGCGCTCGCGGCTGTCAGCCTGGGCTTCCCGCTGGTCTTCCTCTTCATCTCGATGGGGATGGGGCTGACCATCGCAGGGAGCGTCCTGGTCGCCCAGCACACCGGCGCCGAGGAGACCCGCGAGGCGCAGTACGCCGCCTCGCAGACGGTGGTGTTCTCGCTCATCGCCGCGACGCTGCTCGGCGCCGTCGGCTTCTACTTCGTCCGGGACCTGCTCGGCCTCTTCGCCGCCGAGCCGGTCGTGACGGGGCTGGCCGGCGACTACCTCGCCGTGATCACGCTCGGGCTCCCCTTCATGTTCGGCTTCTTCGTGTTCATCTCGCTGATGCGCGGGGCCGGGGACACGGTCACGCCGATGGTCGTCATGCTCGGCACAGTCGTCCTCAACATCGCGCTCGACCCCTTCCTCATCTTCGGGTGGGGGCCGTTCCCCCGGCTGGGCGTCGAGGGCGCGGCGGTCGCGACCGTCTTCGCCCGCGGGCTGGCGATGGTCGTCGGCATGGCGATCATGCTCCGGGGCTACCGGGGGATCCGGGTCCGGGTGGCCGACCTCCGGCCCGACCTCACCTACGCCCGCAAGCTGGTCCGGATCGGCGTCCCCGCCTCCATCGAGAACACCGGCCGGGCGGTCTCGGTCAACGCCGTGCTCTTCGTGGTGACGCTGTTTCCCACGGCCGTCGTCGCGGCCTTCGGGGTCGGCGTTCGGGTGTTCTCGCTCGTCTTCATGCCCGCCATCGCCATCGACCGCGGCGTCGAGACGATGACCGGGCAAAATATCGGCGCCGACAAACCCGACCGCGTCGCCGCGGTCAACCGCTTCGCCGCGAAGGTCGCCTTCCTCCTGCTGGCCGGGCTCGGGGTCGTGATCTTCGCGTTCGCTCCCGATATCATCGCGGTCTTCGACAGCGACCCCGAAGTGGTGGAGCAGGGCGCCACCTTCCTGCGGTGGGTCGCCCCCACCTTCGGGTTCGTCGGCATCCTCCGGGCCTACAGCGGCGGGCTGCGCGGCGCCGGCAAGACCCTGACCGCCGCCGCGATCGCGCTGGTCATGTTCGGGGTCATCCGCCTGCCCATCGCCTACGTCGCTTCCCAGGACATCCTCCCCGTCGACTTCTGGATCTTCGGGCAGAAGACACCCGAGGGGATCTGGCTCGGGTTCGCCCTCTCGAGTATCATCGCGGCGGTGATCGCCTTCGCGTGGTTCGAGCGGGGCACCTGGCGCGACGCCGACCTCACCGAGGACAAAGTCGGCGTCGGCGACGACCCCGCCGAGGGGACGGCGGGGACCGACTCCGCGGACGCCGACCTCACCGACGACTGA
- a CDS encoding CaiB/BaiF CoA transferase family protein: protein MQPFTDVDVLDLTQSIAGPACTQRLATLGANVVKVEPPGGDAFRDLIGGSMFATFNTDGKRSLAVDLKSDEGQELVQELAHSADVVVESFRPGVTEKFGIDYESVKEHNPEVVYTSVTGFGQDGPYADFPAYDPVIQAMSGLMSVIGYPDRPPVRIGASVIDCATGANAAFMTSAALHEAARTGEGAHVDISLFDVAAGWMGYWAAKYAETGEVATRHGTSFGGLSPNDIYHAAGDEPFYLCAVNDMLWERTARAIDREDLLEDPRFETNAKRDDHGDALREELEATFREYERDDLVDLLTEAGVPAGPRRDVAELVDEDPHVEAREMLVDVYNLETDEPARAVRLPVRTTEWVPEFEGQTPELGEHTREVLRERGYTEAEVEALVEAGAVVADE, encoded by the coding sequence ATGCAACCGTTCACCGACGTGGACGTCCTCGACCTGACACAGTCCATCGCCGGCCCGGCCTGCACGCAGCGGCTGGCCACGCTGGGCGCCAACGTCGTCAAGGTCGAACCGCCGGGCGGCGACGCCTTCCGGGACCTCATCGGCGGGTCGATGTTCGCCACGTTCAACACCGACGGCAAGCGCAGCCTCGCAGTCGACCTCAAAAGCGACGAGGGTCAGGAGCTCGTCCAGGAGCTTGCCCACAGCGCCGACGTCGTCGTCGAGTCCTTCCGGCCCGGCGTCACCGAGAAGTTCGGAATCGACTACGAGTCCGTCAAAGAGCACAACCCGGAGGTGGTCTACACCTCCGTCACCGGCTTCGGCCAGGACGGCCCCTACGCCGACTTCCCGGCCTACGACCCCGTGATCCAGGCGATGAGCGGGCTGATGTCCGTCATCGGCTACCCCGACCGCCCACCCGTCCGGATCGGCGCGAGCGTCATCGACTGCGCGACCGGCGCCAACGCCGCGTTCATGACCTCAGCGGCGTTGCACGAGGCCGCGCGCACCGGCGAGGGGGCCCACGTCGACATCTCGCTGTTCGACGTCGCCGCGGGCTGGATGGGCTACTGGGCCGCCAAGTACGCCGAGACCGGCGAGGTGGCCACCCGCCACGGCACCTCCTTCGGCGGCCTCTCGCCAAACGACATCTACCACGCCGCCGGCGACGAACCGTTCTATCTCTGTGCGGTCAACGACATGCTCTGGGAGCGGACCGCCCGGGCCATCGACCGCGAGGACCTGCTGGAAGACCCGCGCTTCGAGACCAACGCGAAACGCGACGACCACGGCGACGCACTGCGGGAGGAACTGGAGGCGACCTTCCGGGAGTACGAGCGCGACGACCTGGTCGACCTGCTGACCGAGGCGGGCGTGCCCGCGGGCCCGCGCCGGGACGTCGCCGAGCTGGTCGACGAGGACCCCCACGTCGAGGCCCGCGAGATGCTCGTCGACGTCTACAACCTCGAGACCGACGAGCCCGCACGGGCGGTCCGCCTTCCCGTCCGGACGACCGAGTGGGTCCCCGAGTTCGAGGGCCAAACACCAGAGCTCGGCGAGCACACCCGGGAGGTGCTCCGGGAGCGGGGCTACACCGAAGCGGAAGTCGAGGCGCTGGTCGAGGCGGGCGCGGTCGTCGCCGACGAGTGA
- a CDS encoding alpha/beta fold hydrolase codes for MERATIGEGGIDYYYQDVGSGPPVTFVHGFSANHLSWYQQVPTFRDEYRCVVPDQRRFGLSVDTAGAGVRAFPDDLAALLDHLGVEETALVGHSMGGWTVGSFATQYPGRVSALVLSATPGGLIAPERHEQLMARGETPEVDPLTPEAAFLADSIDGLNRDKPPSWEETRPPLDELPLDAGTVVDADIPTLVVAGEADEFMPAPAIEAVGDRLGAETAVIENAGHSAYFEQPEAFNSAVESFLDDHLG; via the coding sequence ATGGAGCGAGCGACCATCGGCGAGGGCGGTATCGACTACTACTACCAGGATGTCGGCAGCGGGCCACCCGTGACCTTCGTCCACGGATTCAGCGCGAACCACCTGTCGTGGTACCAGCAGGTGCCCACGTTCCGGGACGAGTACCGGTGTGTCGTCCCCGACCAGCGCCGGTTCGGGCTCTCGGTCGACACCGCCGGGGCCGGCGTCAGGGCTTTTCCCGACGACCTCGCCGCCCTGCTGGACCACCTCGGGGTCGAGGAGACGGCTCTGGTCGGCCACTCGATGGGTGGGTGGACGGTCGGCTCCTTCGCCACCCAGTATCCCGGGCGGGTGAGCGCGCTGGTCCTCTCGGCGACGCCCGGCGGGCTCATCGCTCCCGAACGTCACGAGCAGCTCATGGCCCGGGGGGAGACACCCGAAGTCGACCCGCTCACGCCCGAAGCGGCGTTTCTCGCCGACTCCATCGACGGGCTGAACCGCGACAAACCGCCCTCCTGGGAGGAGACGCGACCGCCGCTTGACGAGCTGCCGCTCGACGCCGGGACGGTCGTCGACGCCGACATCCCCACCCTGGTCGTGGCGGGCGAGGCCGACGAGTTCATGCCGGCGCCGGCGATCGAGGCCGTGGGCGACCGGCTCGGGGCCGAGACGGCGGTCATCGAGAACGCCGGCCACTCCGCGTACTTCGAGCAGCCCGAGGCGTTCAACAGCGCCGTCGAATCCTTCCTCGACGACCACCTCGGGTGA
- a CDS encoding TetR/AcrR family transcriptional regulator, with translation MTDEDADPVMEATYRALCSHGYASLTMQDIADETDLSKAALHYHYDSKHDLLVSFLDYLYAEFTGRVRDPGGDGPAERLEAFIDDVLVPPEPDEDERVAFGTAMLELKAQAPYDEDVRERMERFDRFLHEQARALVADGIAAGEFRAVDPDDTARFLVTALDGAGTKRVSVGRDTDCTRRMLHSYVETYLMAGEGTDGVTASGDGDSEAEPPREVTE, from the coding sequence ATGACCGACGAGGACGCCGACCCGGTGATGGAGGCGACCTACCGCGCCCTCTGCAGCCACGGGTACGCCTCGCTGACGATGCAGGACATCGCCGACGAGACCGACCTCTCCAAGGCTGCCCTCCACTACCACTACGACAGCAAACACGACCTGCTGGTCTCCTTTCTCGATTACCTCTACGCGGAGTTCACCGGCCGGGTGCGCGACCCCGGGGGCGACGGCCCGGCAGAGCGACTGGAGGCGTTCATCGACGACGTGCTCGTGCCGCCGGAACCGGACGAGGACGAGCGGGTGGCCTTCGGCACCGCCATGCTGGAGCTGAAGGCCCAGGCGCCCTACGACGAGGACGTCCGCGAGCGCATGGAGCGGTTCGACCGCTTTCTCCACGAACAGGCGCGCGCACTCGTCGCCGACGGCATCGCAGCCGGCGAGTTCCGCGCGGTCGACCCGGACGACACGGCCCGCTTTCTGGTGACCGCCCTGGACGGCGCCGGCACCAAGCGGGTGTCGGTCGGCCGGGACACCGACTGCACCCGGCGGATGCTCCACTCCTACGTCGAGACGTACCTGATGGCCGGCGAGGGAACCGACGGCGTGACGGCGAGCGGCGACGGTGACAGCGAGGCGGAGCCCCCGAGGGAGGTCACCGAATGA
- a CDS encoding gamma carbonic anhydrase family protein: MIRSFEGTEPQVAESAHVHEAAYVAGDVVVEEDASVWPNATIRGDAGRVVVGEGSNLQDNAVMHEGGELGPDVTVGHSAIVHAAYVAEGALVGMNAVVLNDAHIGERAVVGAGAVVTEGTDVPPETLVTGAPATVKTELEDPPGAESAEHYAELAKRYEETSERLD; encoded by the coding sequence GTGATACGGAGCTTCGAGGGAACGGAACCGCAGGTCGCGGAGTCGGCCCACGTCCACGAGGCGGCGTACGTCGCTGGCGACGTCGTGGTCGAGGAGGATGCGAGCGTCTGGCCCAACGCCACCATCCGCGGGGACGCCGGCCGGGTCGTCGTCGGCGAGGGGTCGAACCTCCAGGACAACGCCGTCATGCACGAGGGCGGCGAGCTCGGCCCGGACGTCACCGTCGGCCACAGCGCCATCGTCCACGCCGCCTACGTCGCCGAGGGGGCGCTGGTGGGGATGAACGCCGTCGTCCTGAACGACGCCCACATCGGCGAGCGTGCCGTCGTCGGCGCGGGCGCGGTCGTCACCGAGGGGACCGACGTTCCGCCGGAGACGCTGGTCACCGGTGCGCCCGCCACCGTCAAGACCGAACTGGAGGACCCGCCGGGAGCGGAGTCGGCCGAGCACTACGCCGAACTCGCGAAGCGCTACGAGGAGACGTCCGAGCGCCTGGATTGA
- a CDS encoding Zn-dependent hydrolase has protein sequence MDFAIDRERLVDTMREQAEIGATDGGGLHRLALSEDDRRARDWFVEQLEELGLDVRVDEFGNTFGYREGSDPDAGTVLLGSHLDSQPYGGIYDGALGVVAALEFVRELEDRGVETAHPVEVVNWTNEEGSRFQPAMQGSGVWVSDHDIEEEYAKTDSEGAVLEEELERVGYRGEVPAEPQREYEAYLELHIEQGPYLESAGADVGVVTGIVGFSWGAVTFEGEADHAGPTPMHTRSDALVAASDFVTGVRRVPGALGERTVATVGSVDLAPDSINVIPEEVTVTWDLRDPDDATIDEGRQRVLAEADAAAAREGVDWSFEDRMRASPVEFADGCVDAVQNAADAGGYDSLRMVSGAGHDATHMTAVMDTGMVFAVSEDGTSHNEDEYTSRDDCYSAADTYAKAAYRLASDEGA, from the coding sequence ATGGACTTCGCCATCGACCGCGAGCGGCTCGTCGATACCATGCGGGAGCAAGCGGAGATCGGCGCCACCGACGGCGGCGGCCTCCACCGCCTGGCGCTCTCCGAGGACGACCGCCGGGCCCGGGACTGGTTCGTCGAACAACTCGAGGAGCTCGGCCTCGACGTCCGCGTCGACGAGTTCGGCAATACCTTCGGCTACCGCGAGGGGTCAGACCCCGACGCCGGAACGGTCCTGCTCGGCTCCCACCTGGACTCCCAACCGTACGGCGGTATCTACGACGGCGCGCTGGGCGTCGTGGCCGCCCTGGAGTTCGTCCGCGAACTCGAGGACCGCGGGGTCGAGACCGCCCACCCGGTCGAGGTGGTCAACTGGACCAACGAGGAGGGGTCGCGCTTCCAGCCCGCGATGCAGGGGTCGGGGGTGTGGGTCAGCGACCACGACATCGAGGAGGAGTACGCCAAGACCGACAGCGAGGGCGCAGTGCTAGAGGAGGAACTGGAACGGGTCGGGTACAGGGGCGAGGTACCCGCAGAGCCACAGCGGGAGTACGAGGCTTACCTCGAACTCCACATCGAGCAGGGCCCCTACCTCGAGTCGGCCGGCGCGGACGTCGGCGTCGTCACCGGCATCGTCGGCTTCTCGTGGGGCGCAGTCACCTTCGAGGGGGAGGCCGACCACGCGGGGCCGACGCCGATGCACACCCGGTCGGACGCGCTGGTGGCCGCCAGCGACTTCGTGACCGGCGTCCGCCGGGTGCCGGGTGCGCTCGGCGAGCGGACCGTCGCCACCGTCGGCTCGGTCGACCTCGCGCCGGACTCGATCAACGTGATCCCCGAGGAGGTGACGGTCACCTGGGACCTCCGGGACCCCGACGACGCCACTATCGACGAGGGGCGCCAGCGCGTGCTGGCGGAGGCCGACGCGGCCGCCGCCCGCGAGGGCGTCGACTGGAGCTTCGAGGACCGGATGCGCGCCTCGCCCGTCGAGTTCGCCGACGGGTGTGTCGACGCGGTCCAGAACGCGGCGGACGCGGGCGGCTACGACAGCCTCCGGATGGTCAGCGGCGCCGGCCACGACGCCACCCACATGACAGCGGTCATGGACACGGGGATGGTCTTCGCCGTCTCCGAGGACGGCACGAGCCACAACGAGGACGAGTACACCAGTCGGGACGATTGCTACAGCGCCGCGGACACCTACGCGAAGGCGGCCTACCGGCTGGCGAGCGACGAGGGAGCGTAG
- a CDS encoding MFS transporter — translation MSRTPAADGPTARLRSRLGGPWDVVLGLGVLIAAVNAYYIVPAGVLPVIREQLALGPATAGLLVSVMFGAQMLLGVPVGMLIDRVDNRRAVVAATLAILALYAWSWRAAADGNFWTLMLSRGLAAPVTAAIWTAGVNIIGRAFDPARQATAVGVFSGGPAAGFAVGLLTGPLVAERFGWAAIFAVYAAPAAVGCALFWVTSRRLDISVEDTATARLADFRELFTTATVWTVALVAFVGFSLYAFVTSWVPTYLSEVVGVSLAEGGLLAAFFPAVGAVARAGSGAVSDRLFGHRRRPVVLLAFAVSAPAVFVVVLADTVAVLLLALLVAGLFLQLGLGLAYPLARETADPAVAATGVAFTTSMATFGGFVAPPVGGLLIARAGYSVAFGAALALGLAGAALAFFVPEPDLGGS, via the coding sequence GTGAGCCGGACCCCGGCTGCCGACGGACCGACGGCCCGGCTCCGCTCGCGGCTCGGCGGTCCCTGGGACGTCGTCCTCGGGCTCGGAGTGTTGATCGCCGCGGTCAACGCCTACTACATCGTCCCGGCGGGCGTGCTCCCCGTCATCCGCGAGCAGCTCGCGCTCGGCCCCGCGACCGCGGGCCTGCTCGTCAGCGTCATGTTCGGCGCACAGATGCTGCTGGGCGTGCCCGTGGGCATGCTGATCGACCGGGTCGACAACCGCCGGGCGGTCGTCGCCGCCACGCTCGCCATCCTCGCCCTCTACGCCTGGAGCTGGCGGGCGGCCGCGGACGGTAACTTCTGGACGCTGATGCTCTCGCGGGGGCTCGCCGCCCCCGTCACGGCGGCCATCTGGACGGCCGGCGTGAACATCATCGGCCGGGCGTTCGACCCCGCGCGACAGGCCACCGCCGTCGGCGTCTTCAGCGGCGGCCCCGCGGCCGGGTTCGCGGTCGGCCTGCTCACCGGCCCCCTCGTCGCCGAGCGCTTCGGCTGGGCGGCCATCTTCGCGGTCTACGCGGCCCCGGCGGCGGTCGGCTGCGCCCTGTTCTGGGTCACCAGCCGCCGGCTCGATATCTCCGTCGAGGACACCGCGACCGCCCGGCTGGCCGACTTCCGGGAGCTGTTCACCACGGCCACCGTCTGGACGGTCGCGCTGGTCGCCTTCGTCGGCTTCTCGCTGTACGCCTTCGTCACCAGCTGGGTCCCGACCTACCTCTCGGAGGTCGTCGGCGTCTCGCTGGCGGAGGGCGGGCTACTCGCGGCCTTCTTCCCGGCAGTCGGCGCGGTCGCGCGGGCAGGTAGCGGCGCGGTCTCCGACCGGCTGTTCGGCCACCGCCGCCGGCCGGTCGTCCTGCTCGCCTTCGCCGTCTCGGCCCCGGCAGTCTTCGTGGTCGTCCTCGCCGACACGGTCGCGGTTCTCCTGCTCGCCCTGCTGGTGGCCGGCCTCTTTCTCCAGCTCGGCCTCGGCCTGGCGTACCCGCTGGCCCGCGAGACCGCCGACCCCGCCGTCGCCGCCACGGGGGTCGCCTTTACTACCAGTATGGCCACCTTCGGCGGCTTCGTCGCGCCGCCGGTCGGCGGCCTCCTCATCGCGAGGGCGGGCTACTCCGTCGCGTTCGGCGCGGCGCTGGCGCTCGGACTCGCGGGGGCGGCGCTGGCGTTTTTCGTCCCCGAGCCCGACCTGGGCGGGAGCTGA
- a CDS encoding PIN domain-containing protein, producing MRVLDATYLIDYLDGVEATREFYEAHGAEDERWVMPVPAYAEVLVGEGTLPNGDVAGARAALSWGETYAVDERTAVTAGAVADEVGPDGPYLDGLDALVAAVGRELDAPVVSADGDLTHEETKKVVDVEEY from the coding sequence ATGAGAGTCCTCGACGCGACGTATCTCATCGACTACCTGGACGGCGTCGAAGCGACACGAGAGTTCTACGAAGCGCACGGGGCCGAAGACGAGCGCTGGGTGATGCCGGTCCCGGCCTACGCCGAGGTACTCGTCGGCGAGGGTACTCTCCCGAACGGCGATGTCGCAGGCGCCCGTGCCGCCCTCTCGTGGGGGGAGACGTACGCGGTAGACGAGCGGACGGCAGTGACGGCGGGTGCGGTCGCGGACGAGGTCGGGCCGGACGGTCCGTACCTGGACGGTCTCGACGCGCTCGTCGCGGCCGTCGGACGCGAGCTGGACGCGCCGGTCGTCTCCGCCGACGGGGACCTCACCCACGAGGAGACGAAGAAGGTCGTCGACGTCGAAGAGTACTGA